In the genome of Augochlora pura isolate Apur16 chromosome 8, APUR_v2.2.1, whole genome shotgun sequence, one region contains:
- the LOC144474221 gene encoding 3-oxoacyl-[acyl-carrier-protein] synthase, mitochondrial, translating to MITPFLNVSRTFTTAARCKRRVVVTGMGILCPLGVGTENCWNNLLNCKSGVTKLTDPDYDKLPCKIGALVPRGNGANELNIQSHFASGELRKMCPATAYALIATEMALEDAKWKPNDETDKQDTGVAVGMGMIDLVDACTTYEALKKGYNKVSPYFIPRILTNMAAGQISIKHGFRGPNHSVSTACAAGAHAIGDAFRFIRGGQTSVMVCGGAEACISPLSIAAFCRLRALSTSRNDCPHEASRPFDKDRDGFVMGEGSAILVLEELNHALQRDAKIYAEVLGYGLSGDAAHLTAPSEDGTGAILAMDRAVKDAGIAPREITFISAHATSTPLGDTIELKAIESFMGQHSENVTVTSTKGAHGHLLGSAGNLEAAFTILGIKDGVIPPTLNLHNLDKETCLQFAPNAKKDWKPVSRRIALKNAFGFGGTNACLCFADYKK from the exons ATGATTACtccttttttaaatgttagtCGTACATTTACAACCGCTGCAAGATGCAAGCGGCGGGTTGTAGTAACAGGAATGGGAATATTGTGTCCACTAGGGGTAGGTACAGAAAATTGCTGGAATAATCTTCTTAATTGCAAGTCTGGTGTTACTAAACTAACTGATCCAGATTATGATAAACTACCTTGTAAAATTG gAGCATTGGTACCTAGAGGAAATGGTGCTAATGAATTAAACATACAGTCACATTTCGCAAGTGGTGAATTACGTAAAATGTGTCCAGCTACAGCTTATGCTTTAATAGCTACAGAAATGGCATTAGAAGATGCCAAATGGAAACCAAATGATGAAACAGACAAGCAAGACACTGGTGTAGCAGTAGGAATGGGGATGATAGATTTAGTTGATGCATGCACAACATACGAAGCTCTAAAGAAAGGATACAACAAAGTCAGTCCTTATTTTATACCCAGGATTCTGACTAATATGGCTGCAGGACAAATTAGTATTAAACATGGTTTTCGTGGGCCAAATCATTCTGTATCAACAGCATGTGCAGCTGGAGCACATGCAATtg GTGATGCATTTCGTTTCATCAGAGGTGGACAAACATCTGTAATGGTGTGTGGTGGAGCAGAAGCATGCATAAGTCCTCTTTCTATAGCTGCCTTTTGTAGACTCAGGGCATTAAGTACTTCAAGAAATGATTGTCCGCATGAAGCATCACGTCCATTCGATAAAGATAGAGATGGATTTGTTATGGGAGAAGGCAGTGCCATATTAGtgttagaagaattaaatcaCGCACTTCAAAGAGATGCTAAAATTTATGCAGAAGTATTAGGATATGGTTTGTCTGGTGATGCAGCACATTTAACTGCACCCAGTGAAGATGGTACTGGTGCCATATTAGCTATGGATAGAGCGGTCAAAGACGCTGGTATAGCTCCCAGAGAAATCACTTTTATCAGCGCGCATGCAACTTCAACTCCCTTGGGTGATACCATTGAATTAAAAGCCATAGAATCATTTATGGGACAACATAGTGAAAATGTAACTGTTACCAGTACAAAAGGGGCTCATGGTCATTTACTAGGTTCAGCAGGAAATTTAGAAGCAGCTTTTACTATTCTTGGCATCAAAGACGGAGTGATCCCACCGacattaaatttacataatcTGGATAAAGAAACGTGCTTACAATTTGCTCCAAATGCCAAAAAAGATTGGAAGCCAGTATCGAGACGTATAGCTCTAAAAAATGCTTTTGGCTTTGGAGGGACGAATGCATGCTTATGTTTTGCAGATTATAAAAAgtga